A section of the Elizabethkingia anophelis R26 genome encodes:
- a CDS encoding valine--tRNA ligase, whose translation MEISDKYNPQQAEQKWYQYWQENKFFHSEPDEREPYTVVIPPPNVTGILHMGHMLNNTLQDVLVRRARMRGYNACWVPGTDHASIATEAKVVAKLKAEGISKQDIGREKFLEHAWDWTHQYGGTILEQLKKLGCSCDWDRTRFTMEDDLSKAVIKVFVDLYNKGLVYRGYKMVNWDPEAKTNISDEEVIYKEQNGKLYFLKYQIVGSDEFLTVATTRPETIFGDTAVCINPNDERYTHLKGKKVIVPIVGREVPIIEDDYVDIEFGTGALKITPAHDINDYEIGQRHQLEIIDSMDDNAVLNENGKHYQGKDRFTVRKEIAKELEEKGLLLKSEDYLNKVGTSERTGAVIEPKISVQWFLKMSELAKPALDVVMDDEVKFYPEKFKNTYRHWMENVHDWNISRQLWWGHRIPAYYYASGENDFVVAETIEAALELAKQKTGNAELTTDNLRQDEDALDTWFSAWLWPMSVFDGITAPDNKDINYYYPTSDLVTGPDIIFFWVARMIMAGLEFKNQVPFKNVYFTGIVRDKQRRKMSKSLGNSPDPIELMDKYGSDGVRVGILLSSAAGNDLMFDEDLMLQGRNFATKIWNAFKLTQSWKKEDKEISEENIQAIEWFEAEFNKTVAAINDQFEKFRISDALHLLYKLVWDDFCSWYLEIVKPNYGEAISQQVYDKTIEFFGNLMKFLHPFMPFLTEEIWQTIAERQTSEALIITQQNKETAFDADVLKNFEQTKEIVSGVRNYRQSKGISPREEVEVYTNVSQFENEAVIKKLANVSEIHYAQKTDKPSFTFLVGAVECSIPLSENLDLGEEKTKTEEELKYLKGFLISVEKKLSNEKFMAGAPRQVVDNELKKQKDAQDKITLLEEKLKTL comes from the coding sequence ATGGAAATTTCCGACAAGTACAATCCGCAACAAGCAGAACAAAAGTGGTACCAATATTGGCAGGAAAATAAATTTTTTCATTCCGAGCCAGATGAAAGAGAGCCATATACTGTCGTCATACCACCTCCAAATGTGACAGGGATTTTGCACATGGGGCATATGCTTAATAATACATTGCAGGATGTACTGGTTCGCCGTGCACGTATGCGTGGTTATAATGCATGTTGGGTTCCCGGGACCGATCATGCCTCTATTGCTACAGAAGCTAAAGTAGTAGCTAAATTGAAAGCTGAAGGAATTTCTAAGCAGGATATCGGACGCGAGAAGTTTTTAGAACATGCATGGGACTGGACGCACCAATATGGTGGAACAATTCTGGAGCAGCTAAAAAAATTAGGATGCTCTTGTGATTGGGACAGAACCCGTTTCACGATGGAAGATGATCTGTCTAAAGCGGTTATCAAAGTATTTGTGGACCTTTATAATAAAGGACTTGTTTACCGTGGTTATAAAATGGTAAACTGGGACCCGGAGGCAAAGACCAATATCTCAGACGAGGAGGTAATCTATAAAGAGCAGAACGGTAAATTATATTTCCTTAAATATCAGATCGTAGGTTCAGATGAGTTCCTGACTGTTGCTACAACACGTCCGGAAACAATATTCGGTGATACTGCTGTATGTATCAATCCTAACGATGAACGTTACACACACCTGAAAGGTAAAAAAGTAATCGTGCCAATTGTAGGGCGAGAAGTTCCTATTATTGAAGACGATTATGTTGATATAGAATTTGGTACCGGAGCATTGAAGATTACTCCTGCTCATGATATCAATGACTACGAAATTGGTCAACGTCACCAGTTAGAGATTATAGACTCTATGGACGATAATGCTGTTCTTAATGAAAATGGAAAGCACTATCAAGGCAAAGACAGATTTACAGTAAGAAAAGAAATTGCTAAAGAACTTGAAGAGAAAGGTCTTTTGTTAAAATCTGAAGACTATCTGAATAAAGTAGGTACATCCGAAAGAACAGGGGCTGTGATAGAGCCGAAAATCTCTGTACAGTGGTTCCTGAAGATGAGTGAGCTGGCAAAGCCTGCATTGGATGTTGTAATGGATGATGAAGTTAAATTCTATCCGGAAAAATTCAAGAATACATACAGACACTGGATGGAGAACGTACACGACTGGAATATATCTCGCCAGCTATGGTGGGGGCACAGAATTCCGGCCTATTACTATGCATCTGGTGAGAACGATTTTGTAGTTGCTGAAACGATTGAAGCAGCATTAGAGCTTGCAAAACAAAAAACGGGTAATGCAGAACTAACAACTGATAACCTAAGACAGGATGAAGATGCACTAGATACATGGTTCTCTGCATGGTTATGGCCAATGTCAGTATTCGATGGTATTACGGCACCAGATAATAAGGATATCAATTACTATTATCCAACTTCGGATTTGGTAACAGGACCAGATATTATCTTCTTCTGGGTAGCCCGTATGATTATGGCTGGATTAGAATTCAAAAACCAGGTTCCATTTAAAAATGTATATTTTACCGGAATTGTAAGAGATAAACAGCGTCGTAAGATGTCTAAATCTTTAGGAAACTCTCCGGACCCGATTGAACTAATGGACAAATATGGCTCTGACGGAGTAAGAGTAGGTATTTTGTTAAGCTCAGCGGCAGGTAATGATCTTATGTTCGATGAGGATTTAATGCTTCAGGGACGTAATTTCGCAACCAAAATATGGAATGCATTCAAGCTGACACAAAGCTGGAAGAAAGAGGATAAAGAGATTTCTGAAGAAAACATACAAGCTATTGAATGGTTTGAAGCAGAATTCAATAAGACTGTGGCTGCAATTAATGACCAGTTTGAAAAGTTCAGAATTTCTGACGCATTACATTTATTGTATAAATTAGTTTGGGACGATTTCTGTTCATGGTACCTGGAAATTGTAAAACCAAACTATGGGGAAGCTATCAGTCAGCAGGTATATGACAAAACAATAGAGTTCTTCGGAAATTTAATGAAGTTCTTACATCCTTTCATGCCATTCCTGACAGAAGAAATTTGGCAGACGATTGCTGAGAGACAAACTTCTGAAGCGTTAATTATTACTCAGCAAAATAAAGAAACGGCTTTTGATGCTGATGTTCTTAAAAACTTCGAGCAAACGAAGGAAATCGTTTCAGGAGTAAGAAACTACCGTCAGAGCAAAGGTATTTCTCCAAGAGAAGAAGTTGAGGTTTATACTAATGTTTCTCAGTTCGAAAATGAAGCTGTTATTAAAAAACTGGCTAATGTTTCGGAGATTCATTATGCACAAAAAACGGATAAGCCAAGCTTTACATTCCTTGTAGGTGCAGTGGAATGCTC
- a CDS encoding DUF1573 domain-containing protein — protein MKKLFLGLFLTGAFAAVSAQSIAFDKTTLEYGDIAQNSNGERFFTITNTGDKPLILTNVKASCGCTTPQWSKDPILPGKSAKLKVGYDTKFTGTFKKLIEVYSNDPESQRSVIWIAGNVTSSGKK, from the coding sequence ATGAAAAAATTATTTTTAGGATTGTTTTTAACTGGTGCATTTGCAGCGGTTTCTGCTCAGTCTATAGCCTTTGACAAAACGACATTAGAATATGGTGATATTGCTCAAAACTCCAACGGAGAAAGATTCTTCACCATTACCAATACAGGAGACAAACCTCTTATCCTTACAAACGTAAAAGCTTCTTGCGGGTGTACGACTCCACAATGGAGCAAAGATCCTATCCTTCCGGGGAAAAGTGCAAAGCTAAAAGTTGGCTATGACACTAAATTCACAGGAACTTTTAAAAAATTAATCGAGGTTTATTCCAATGATCCGGAGAGCCAAAGAAGCGTAATCTGGATTGCAGGGAATGTAACTTCTTCAGGTAAAAAATAA
- a CDS encoding winged helix-turn-helix domain-containing protein, protein MKKILTLQDLQRITLESQGLAHSPMFGTGKNAVVNALEHLGYVQIDTLSVVERAHHHTLWSRIDDYKTHYLNDLLKERKVFEYWFHAASYLPMKDYRYALPQMLSFKHNESQYYNADPKVMQYVIDTIRTEGPRKAKDFENEGKAAGNWWNWKPAKLALEKLFMQGDLMVSGRDGMQKIYDISERVLPQTTNLTIPTPIELAEYLVKTHLRAYGLTSLKQITHLRSDPVLRKNVEQVLQSMVEDKVIQKTEIDGISSMYIQKDLIEKGAEFPNSEIKLLSPFDNSLIHRDRFKQLFNFDFRLECYLPKEKRQYGYFCLPILYGNIFIGRVDCKAHRSIKKLELINMHIENTNIDIESWIRVFAEAIERFANFNGCNSITLTKVSPSKYTKLLKQALSGYKI, encoded by the coding sequence ATGAAAAAAATACTGACACTACAGGATCTCCAACGAATAACATTAGAAAGCCAGGGATTGGCTCACTCCCCTATGTTCGGAACAGGAAAGAATGCTGTAGTCAATGCTTTGGAACATCTTGGATATGTACAAATAGATACCTTATCAGTTGTTGAGCGTGCTCATCATCATACTTTATGGTCAAGAATAGATGATTACAAAACACATTATCTGAATGATTTGCTAAAAGAACGTAAAGTATTTGAATATTGGTTTCATGCAGCGTCTTATCTCCCCATGAAAGACTATCGGTATGCTTTACCTCAAATGTTGAGTTTCAAACATAATGAGTCTCAATATTATAATGCTGATCCTAAAGTCATGCAATATGTAATAGATACAATTCGTACTGAGGGACCTAGAAAGGCTAAAGATTTTGAGAATGAGGGAAAGGCTGCGGGAAACTGGTGGAACTGGAAACCTGCAAAACTTGCTCTCGAAAAGCTTTTTATGCAAGGCGATCTAATGGTTAGTGGCCGGGATGGTATGCAGAAAATATATGATATTAGTGAAAGGGTATTACCCCAAACGACCAACTTAACAATACCAACACCCATTGAACTTGCCGAATATCTGGTTAAAACACATCTTCGGGCCTATGGTCTCACTTCCTTAAAACAAATAACTCATCTAAGATCAGACCCTGTTTTAAGAAAAAATGTGGAACAAGTCCTACAGTCAATGGTTGAGGATAAGGTGATACAAAAAACAGAAATTGACGGAATTTCCTCAATGTATATCCAAAAGGATTTAATTGAAAAAGGAGCAGAATTCCCTAACTCAGAAATTAAACTTTTATCTCCTTTTGATAACTCTCTTATCCATCGGGATCGTTTTAAACAACTTTTTAATTTTGATTTTCGTCTTGAATGTTATTTGCCCAAGGAAAAAAGGCAATATGGCTATTTCTGTTTACCCATTTTGTACGGAAATATATTTATTGGCAGGGTAGACTGCAAAGCACATAGAAGCATTAAAAAGCTTGAGCTTATAAACATGCATATTGAGAATACCAATATCGATATTGAATCATGGATTAGAGTTTTTGCTGAAGCTATAGAACGCTTTGCCAATTTTAATGGATGTAATTCTATAACATTAACAAAAGTCAGCCCTTCAAAATATACTAAGCTACTGAAACAAGCACTAAGTGGCTATAAAATCTGA
- a CDS encoding polyphosphate kinase 2 family protein: MSKDFNDFIAENKFSIKKTSTRYEGKMTKDEGIALLDEEKKKLHKLQEKLYADGSKSLLIIIQAMDAAGKDSLIEHVMSGINPQGCQVTSFKTPSSKEYTHDFLWRHYLALPEKGKIGIFNRSHYESVLICKVHPEYNLGEKVWKDVKDFDDKFWNNRYESIRNFEKHLSENGTKVIKFFLHVSKEEQKKRLLDRINEPEKNWKFSSGDLKERALWDKYQKAYEEAINETSTEYAPWHILPADQKWFTRLTACQIITQTLEKMDLKFPVLSDEEASELEASKTSLENEK, encoded by the coding sequence ATGAGTAAAGATTTTAACGACTTTATTGCTGAAAACAAATTTTCTATAAAAAAAACATCAACCCGATACGAGGGTAAAATGACCAAAGACGAAGGAATAGCTTTACTGGATGAAGAGAAAAAGAAACTTCATAAACTTCAGGAAAAGTTATATGCAGACGGAAGTAAGTCTCTTCTGATTATCATCCAGGCTATGGATGCAGCTGGAAAAGACAGTCTTATAGAACATGTTATGAGTGGTATTAATCCACAAGGTTGTCAGGTTACCAGTTTTAAAACACCAAGCTCAAAAGAATATACACACGATTTTCTATGGAGGCATTATCTTGCACTACCTGAAAAGGGAAAAATTGGAATTTTCAACCGTTCTCATTATGAAAGTGTTCTGATTTGCAAGGTACATCCGGAATACAATCTGGGTGAGAAAGTATGGAAAGATGTTAAAGACTTTGACGATAAATTCTGGAACAACCGCTACGAAAGTATCCGTAATTTTGAAAAGCACCTATCCGAAAATGGAACAAAAGTCATAAAGTTTTTCCTTCATGTTTCTAAAGAGGAACAGAAAAAGCGTCTCTTAGACCGCATTAATGAACCGGAAAAAAATTGGAAGTTTTCCTCAGGCGACCTTAAAGAAAGGGCCCTTTGGGATAAATATCAAAAGGCTTATGAAGAAGCCATTAACGAAACATCTACAGAATATGCACCTTGGCATATATTACCAGCCGATCAGAAATGGTTTACAAGACTTACTGCCTGTCAGATTATAACACAGACTCTGGAAAAAATGGATTTAAAGTTTCCTGTCCTTAGTGATGAAGAAGCCAGTGAATTGGAAGCCTCTAAGACCAGTCTGGAAAACGAAAAATAA
- a CDS encoding RNA polymerase sigma factor yields the protein MSQKEKDFSKLVKENQGLIIKVARMYTNTPDDQQDLFQEIVLQLWRSYDTFKGNSKISTWMYRVALNTAITLFRKTTRTVKTDELADFHQPIDDENDDNQQQISLLYKVIKMLGDIDRAIVMMYLDDVPYKDIAENIGITEVNARVKMNRLKKTLKDLMTQHAE from the coding sequence ATGTCACAGAAGGAAAAAGATTTCTCTAAACTGGTTAAAGAAAACCAAGGCCTGATCATTAAAGTGGCGAGGATGTATACCAACACGCCCGATGATCAGCAGGATCTTTTTCAGGAAATCGTGTTACAATTGTGGCGTTCTTACGACACATTCAAAGGAAACTCTAAAATATCAACCTGGATGTATCGTGTAGCACTTAATACAGCCATTACATTATTCAGAAAGACAACCAGAACTGTTAAAACAGATGAACTGGCGGATTTTCATCAGCCAATAGATGATGAAAACGATGACAACCAGCAACAGATAAGTTTGCTTTATAAAGTCATTAAAATGCTGGGGGATATTGACAGAGCTATAGTGATGATGTATCTGGACGATGTACCATATAAAGATATTGCTGAAAATATTGGGATTACAGAAGTGAATGCCCGTGTAAAGATGAACCGATTGAAAAAAACTCTAAAAGACTTAATGACCCAACATGCAGAATGA